From Mus musculus strain C57BL/6J chromosome 8, GRCm38.p6 C57BL/6J, a single genomic window includes:
- the Lamp1 gene encoding lysosome-associated membrane glycoprotein 1 isoform 1 precursor (isoform 1 precursor is encoded by transcript variant 1), whose protein sequence is MAAPGARRPLLLLLLAAGLAHGASALFEVKNNGTTCIMASFSASFLTTYETANGSQIVNISLPASAEVLKNGSSCGKENVSDPSLTITFGRGYLLTLNFTKNTTRYSVQHMYFTYNLSDTEHFPNAISKEIYTMDSTTDIKADINKAYRCVSDIRVYMKNVTVVLRDATIQAYLSSGNFSKEETHCTQDGPSPTTGPPSPSPPLVPTNPTVSKYNVTGNNGTCLLASMALQLNITYLKKDNKTVTRAFNISPNDTSSGSCGINLVTLKVENKNRALELQFGMNASSSLFFLQGVRLNMTLPDALVPTFSISNHSLKALQATVGNSYKCNTEEHIFVSKMLSLNVFSVQVQAFKVDSDRFGSVEECVQDGNNMLIPIAVGGALAGLVLIVLIAYLIGRKRSHAGYQTI, encoded by the exons ATGGCGGCCCCCGGCGCCCGGCGGccgctgctcctgctgctgctgg CAGCAGGCCTTGCACATGGCGCCTCAGCACTCTTTGAGGTGAAAAACAATGGCACAACGTGTATAATGGCCAGCTTCTCTGCCTCCTTTCTGACCACCTACGAGACTGCGAATGGTTCTCAG ATCGTGAACATTTCCCTGCCAGCCTCTGCAGAAGTACTGAAAAATGGCAGTTCTTGTGGTAAAGAAAATGTTTCTGACCCCAGCCTCACAATTACTTTTGGAAGAGGATATTTACTGACACTCAACTTCACAAAAAATACAACACGTTACAGTGTCCAGCATATGTATTTTACATATAACTTGTCAGATACAGAACATTTTCCCAATGCCATCAGCAAAG AGATCTACACCATGGATTCCACAACTGACATCAAGGCAGACATCAACAAAGCATACCGGTGTGTCAGTGATATCCGGGTCTACATGAAGAATGTGACCGTTGTGCTCCGGGATGCCACTATCCAGGCCTACCTGTCGAGTGGCAACTTCAGCAAGGAAG AGACACACTGCACACAGGATGGACCTTCCCCAACCACTGGGCCACCCAGCCCCTCACCACCACTTGTGCCCACAAACCCCACTGTATCCAAGTACAATGTTACTGGTAACAACGGAACCTGCCTGCTGGCCTCTATGGCACTGCAACTGAATATCACCTACCTGAAAAAGGACAACAAG ACGGTGACCAGAGCGTTCAACATCAGCCCAAATGACACATCTAGTGGGAGTTGCGGTATCAACTTGGTGACCCTGAAAGTGGAGAACAAGAACAGAGCCCTGGAATTGCAGTTTGGGATG AATGCCAGCTCTAGCCTGTTTTTCCTGCAAGGAGTGCGCTTGAATATGACTCTTCCTGATGCCCTAG TGCCCACATTCAGCATCTCCAACCATTCACTGAAAGCTCTTCAGGCCACTGTGGGAAACTCATACAAGTGCAACACTGAGGAACACATCTTTGTCAGCAAGATGCTCTCCCTCAATGTCTTCAGTGTGCAGGTCCAGGCTTTCAAGGTGGACAGTGACAGGTTTGGGTCTG TGGAAGAGTGTGTTCAGGATGGTAACAACATGTTGATCCCCATTGCTGTGGGCGGTGCCCTGGCAGGGCTGGTCCTCATCGTCCTCATTGCCTACCTCATTGGCAGGAAGAGGAGTCACGCCGGCTATCAGACCATCTAG
- the Lamp1 gene encoding lysosome-associated membrane glycoprotein 1 isoform 2 precursor (isoform 2 precursor is encoded by transcript variant 2) — translation MAAPGARRPLLLLLLAGLAHGASALFEVKNNGTTCIMASFSASFLTTYETANGSQIVNISLPASAEVLKNGSSCGKENVSDPSLTITFGRGYLLTLNFTKNTTRYSVQHMYFTYNLSDTEHFPNAISKEIYTMDSTTDIKADINKAYRCVSDIRVYMKNVTVVLRDATIQAYLSSGNFSKEETHCTQDGPSPTTGPPSPSPPLVPTNPTVSKYNVTGNNGTCLLASMALQLNITYLKKDNKTVTRAFNISPNDTSSGSCGINLVTLKVENKNRALELQFGMNASSSLFFLQGVRLNMTLPDALVPTFSISNHSLKALQATVGNSYKCNTEEHIFVSKMLSLNVFSVQVQAFKVDSDRFGSVEECVQDGNNMLIPIAVGGALAGLVLIVLIAYLIGRKRSHAGYQTI, via the exons ATGGCGGCCCCCGGCGCCCGGCGGccgctgctcctgctgctgctgg CAGGCCTTGCACATGGCGCCTCAGCACTCTTTGAGGTGAAAAACAATGGCACAACGTGTATAATGGCCAGCTTCTCTGCCTCCTTTCTGACCACCTACGAGACTGCGAATGGTTCTCAG ATCGTGAACATTTCCCTGCCAGCCTCTGCAGAAGTACTGAAAAATGGCAGTTCTTGTGGTAAAGAAAATGTTTCTGACCCCAGCCTCACAATTACTTTTGGAAGAGGATATTTACTGACACTCAACTTCACAAAAAATACAACACGTTACAGTGTCCAGCATATGTATTTTACATATAACTTGTCAGATACAGAACATTTTCCCAATGCCATCAGCAAAG AGATCTACACCATGGATTCCACAACTGACATCAAGGCAGACATCAACAAAGCATACCGGTGTGTCAGTGATATCCGGGTCTACATGAAGAATGTGACCGTTGTGCTCCGGGATGCCACTATCCAGGCCTACCTGTCGAGTGGCAACTTCAGCAAGGAAG AGACACACTGCACACAGGATGGACCTTCCCCAACCACTGGGCCACCCAGCCCCTCACCACCACTTGTGCCCACAAACCCCACTGTATCCAAGTACAATGTTACTGGTAACAACGGAACCTGCCTGCTGGCCTCTATGGCACTGCAACTGAATATCACCTACCTGAAAAAGGACAACAAG ACGGTGACCAGAGCGTTCAACATCAGCCCAAATGACACATCTAGTGGGAGTTGCGGTATCAACTTGGTGACCCTGAAAGTGGAGAACAAGAACAGAGCCCTGGAATTGCAGTTTGGGATG AATGCCAGCTCTAGCCTGTTTTTCCTGCAAGGAGTGCGCTTGAATATGACTCTTCCTGATGCCCTAG TGCCCACATTCAGCATCTCCAACCATTCACTGAAAGCTCTTCAGGCCACTGTGGGAAACTCATACAAGTGCAACACTGAGGAACACATCTTTGTCAGCAAGATGCTCTCCCTCAATGTCTTCAGTGTGCAGGTCCAGGCTTTCAAGGTGGACAGTGACAGGTTTGGGTCTG TGGAAGAGTGTGTTCAGGATGGTAACAACATGTTGATCCCCATTGCTGTGGGCGGTGCCCTGGCAGGGCTGGTCCTCATCGTCCTCATTGCCTACCTCATTGGCAGGAAGAGGAGTCACGCCGGCTATCAGACCATCTAG